In Rhododendron vialii isolate Sample 1 chromosome 9a, ASM3025357v1, the following are encoded in one genomic region:
- the LOC131300473 gene encoding F-box protein At1g30790-like: MAMEKKNKRKIRAPDGNCNSSGDGEGGVFSAAPVLPHDLVAAEVLTRLPAKSLMRFKCVSKLWLSTILDPGFCGSHRDRSGPFGRTGLLIVSPDEEQHKGLGFFLATPSRRFVLPLTLDEPLSPDHFRDVFDLLHHQLTLSTREYDGITEVDDEGGNLVCLYTANRAWLCSVSTGEIIELPPPPPPPSPENGAAICYKYYLGYDCNIKRFKVLRVCSIQSAFFLRAQYEILTLGGEEYEASWRKLNRGPPVQIIGGNNDNSVYINGARHWWHYSGCLLVRFCFEDEEFLRIGLPPGFPKLGGSLHEFRGFVALVTGVMDRKLHMWLLCRNCDNEEVWSERTLHIPYAFADRGCCLLGNLHTGLMLMTGPTIEQEDEQQQHRQLEEEEVYNRIDPRGE; encoded by the exons ATGGCGAtggagaagaagaataagagaaaaataaggGCACCCGACGGCAACTGCAACAGCAGCGGTGACGGTGAAGGTGGAGTATTTTCAGCAGCACCGGTGCTCCCCCACGATTTGGTGGCTGCGGAAGTGCTGACAAGGCTTCCGGCCAAGTCTCTGATGCGTTTCAAGTGCGTCTCCAAGCTCTGGCTCTCCACCATCCTCGACCCTGGCTTTTGCGGGTCCCACAGAGATCGTTCCGGCCCCTTCGGCCGCACCGGCCTATTGATCGTGTCTCCCGACGAAGAACAACACAAAGGGTTAGGGTTCTTCCTCGCAACCCCTTCCCGCCGCTTTGTACTACCACTAACTCTTGACGAACCCCTCAGTCCTGACCACTTCAGGGATGTATTTGATTTGCTCCACCACCAATTAACGCTCTCCACCCGGGAGTACGACGGAATTACGGAGGTCGACGACGAGGGCGGCAACCTCGTTTGTCTCTACACAGCTAATCGAGCGTGGTTATGCAGCGTCTCCACCGGTGAAATTATAGAgctcccccctccccctccccccccctcCCCTGAAAATGGTGCAGCAATTTGCTATAAGTATTACCTCGGTTATGATTGTAATATAAAGAGATTCAAGGTGCTTAGAGTATGCTCGATTCAAAGTGCCTTCTTTTTAAGGGCACAGTACGAGATTCTTACCCTGGGTGGTGAGGAGTACGAGGCCTCGTGGAGGAAACTCAACCGGGGTCCACCCGTGCAAATAATAGGAGGGAACAACGACAACTCTGTCTACATCAACGGAGCTCGCCATTGGTGGCATTACAGCGGATGCTTGTTGGTTCGTTTCTGTTTTGAAGATGAGGAATTCCTACGGATTGGTCTGCCACCAGGGTTTCCGAAACTAGGGGGTTCATTACATGAATTTAGAGGCTTTGTGGCTCTGGTCACCGGGGTAATGGATCGGAAATTGCACATGTGGTTACTTTGTCGTAACTGTGACAATGAAGAAGTATGGTCTGAGCGCACCCTCCACATCCCATATGCTTTTGCAGACCGTGGATGTTGCTTGCTCGGGAACCTCCATACAGGTTTGATGTTAATGACTGGTCCTACTATAGAACAAGAAGACGAACAACAACAACACCGACAACTGGAGGAAGAAGAGGTGTACAACA GGATCGATCCAAGGGGGGAGTAA